The [Limnothrix rosea] IAM M-220 genome contains the following window.
TTTACAACACATTTGGTAATAAGCATGGGCTTTTTCTGGAGGCGATCGCCCACTATAGCTCAACGATTGTCAAAAATTGAGAAGCTGAATTGTTAATGCCGGGTTCGGCGATCGCCAATATAGAAGCCTTTTTTGAGCGCATCATAAAAAATGCCAGCATTCTAGGCTGTAGAGGCTGTTTCATCGTTAATACGATGGTGGAGCTTGCCCCCCACGATCCACAGGTTGCCACTGAAGTAGAACAGCTTTGCCAACAGGTCGAACGTACCTTTACGTCAGTTATAGATAAGAATTTAGCTGATATTTCTTTAAAGAAAGGAAGACAAGGAGAGGTAGAGACACGGAGAACCAACGAAAATTTGCGTTTTTTGACCCCTAGGATTGTTTGGATAAAACATCTCCCTATCTCTCGCTCTCTTATTCGCCGCGTCGTATTGCCGAGTATCCTTAAGCAAAACTCAGGTTACCTTTGAAACCGCCCTCAAACAGGCGATCGCCGAAGGTGACCTCCCAGAAGACTTCGCCACAAAAAAATTGCCCGCTACCTGTACCATATTGCCCTTGGCCTCAATGTCCGCACCAAAGGTATCCCTAACCCCAACGAGCTACGGGAAACCCTCGATCTTGCCCCCACAGTTTTACATCCATAGAGCTATAGTCAAAACTATCAAAATCCAGACATTTAATAGGCTTCAAAGCCTTGTGGTGTAAGAATTTAACCCGTTAAAACCCTACCAATCTTACCCGCTACGACTATAACTTTCATCCCACAAAAAAACTCCCCACCAAAAGATGGAGAGCGAACAAGTGACTAACTAAAAATCTTTAACATTGCCACCAAATTTAAACAATTCGTTTGTTCATGATTAGTCGCGACTGTTAATCGCAATCAAGAGACGAAGAATAAACACAAACAAGTTGATGTAGGTGAGATACATCGACAGAGCCGCCGAGAGATATTGCTCATCACGGTAGGTGCGAGGCAATACATAGAAATCAACAACAGCACAGCCAGCAAATAGCAATGTACCAAGACCAGAAATACCCACTTCTAGCCAGCTAGGGGTATAGACACCAAAGAAGCTAAAACCGAGTTGCGCCACGAGGACAACCAGCAAAGCTGTAATACCGAGACGCACTGTTTGAGCCAGAGCTAAGCCATCTTCGTCAGACAGATTTGAACCAATGTTACGGGCAACAATGAAGGTTACGCCGCAACCTAACGCCGCAATACCGACACCTTGAATACCCACACCAGCAGTACCAAGGGCGAGGGCAACTAAACCTGTGAGAGTATAGCCAGAAAGTAAACTGTAGACGGCTAAAAGAGGCAGTGCTGTGGTGTTATTGCCTTTCTCTGCAACACCGCGAGCGACGAAGAAAAGTACGAGCTCAGCAATGAGGGCAACCCAGAAAGTCGGCATAAAGATGCCGGGATTAGTCTGGATAACGCCAAGGCCACCATAGGTTCCCAGAGCTGTTAGAACTAAACCACCACCAAGATAGGGAAGCGCGTTTTTAATAACGTCAGAGCCAACGAGGTCTTGTCCCTTGGCCTGCCGTATGGCATCGCGGAAATTACTTGTGTTACTCATAAAGACTTGTTTTTATCCAGAAATTATTGGCTTAGTTATATTCTGGCAAAATTTGGGGGCGATCGCAGTACGGATTTCTTTACTGTTGGTAGAGCTTGTGGCGATAATGGGAGGTGGTAAACGTTGTCAATAAACGAGATCACCATGCCGAAAACGGAGCGTCGTACATTTTTATTGGACTTTGAGAAGCCACTGTCTGAGCTAGAATCACGAATCGATCAAATTCGAGAGCTGGCAGAAGAAAATAATGTCGATGTCTCGGAGCAGATCAAGCAGCTTGAAGAGCGTGCCGATCAGCTCAGAAACGAAATTTTTAGTGCCCTCACCCCCGCCCAAAGATTACAGCTGGCTCGCCATCCCCGTCGCCCTAGTACCCTCGACTATGTGCAAATGATGACGGATGAATGGTTTGAGCTCCATGGCGATCGCGGTGGGTCTGATGATCCGGCGCTCATTGGCGGTATTGCCCGCTTTGATGGACAGCCGGTGATGATGCTTGGTCACCAAAAGGGTCGTGACACAAAGGATAATGTTGCCCGCAACTTTGGGATGCCTGCTCCCGGTGGCTATCGCAAGGCAATGCGCCTGATGGATCACGCGAATCGCTTTGGGATGCCCATTTTGACGTTTATTGATACTCCCGGTGCTTGGGCTGGTCTTGAAGCGGAAAAACTTGGTCAGGGGGAGGCGATCGCCTACAACTTACGGGAAATGTTTAGTCTTGATGTACCGATTATCTGCACTGTCATTGGTGAAGGGGGTTCCGGCGGTGCGCTTGGTATCGGTGTCGGCGATCGCGTTTTAATGCTCCAACACAGCGTCTACACTGTCGCAACCCCTGAAGCTTGCGCTGCGATTTTATGGAAAGATGCAGGAAAATCGGAGCAAGCAGCTGCAGCCCTTAAAATTACGGCAGAAGACTTAAAAAAACTAAGTATTATTGACGAAATTGTGACCGAGCCGCCCTCTTGTGCCCATTCTGATCCAATCAATGCAGCACGCTTACTAAAACAAACCATTCAGTCTAATTTACAGACTTTGATGCAGATGACTCCCGACCAACGTAAGGATTTGCGTTACCAGCGTTTCCGTAAAATCGGCGTGTTTTTAGAATGACCTTAAACCTTCTATAATGATTAAGGTTTAGGATGCTATACTAGTTTGGTAACATTCTGTAATATTCTTCATGCTTTGCTAGGGCATTAACATCCAAAGTACTAAGGTGGTAAAGCGGTACAAGTAATCGAAGCTTGCTTTAACCAATCATTTACAAAATTTGTCCAAATTTAGTCCCCCTGACGGCAACCCCATGTGGGATTGCTCTTTTTGGTCGCGAATATTTTCTGGACGAACCCGAAATAGGCTGAAGAGATTTGGCGTCAATACAAAGTAATGTTTGATTCGTATGAATTTTTCTGCTGATAAAAAGCGAGCCATTGTGACAGGAGCCAATAGTGGTATCGGTAAAGCTACGGCCCTAAGCTTGGCGCAAGCTGGCATTGATTTGGC
Protein-coding sequences here:
- a CDS encoding Bax inhibitor-1 family protein, which translates into the protein MSNTSNFRDAIRQAKGQDLVGSDVIKNALPYLGGGLVLTALGTYGGLGVIQTNPGIFMPTFWVALIAELVLFFVARGVAEKGNNTTALPLLAVYSLLSGYTLTGLVALALGTAGVGIQGVGIAALGCGVTFIVARNIGSNLSDEDGLALAQTVRLGITALLVVLVAQLGFSFFGVYTPSWLEVGISGLGTLLFAGCAVVDFYVLPRTYRDEQYLSAALSMYLTYINLFVFILRLLIAINSRD
- the accA gene encoding acetyl-CoA carboxylase carboxyl transferase subunit alpha, translating into MPKTERRTFLLDFEKPLSELESRIDQIRELAEENNVDVSEQIKQLEERADQLRNEIFSALTPAQRLQLARHPRRPSTLDYVQMMTDEWFELHGDRGGSDDPALIGGIARFDGQPVMMLGHQKGRDTKDNVARNFGMPAPGGYRKAMRLMDHANRFGMPILTFIDTPGAWAGLEAEKLGQGEAIAYNLREMFSLDVPIICTVIGEGGSGGALGIGVGDRVLMLQHSVYTVATPEACAAILWKDAGKSEQAAAALKITAEDLKKLSIIDEIVTEPPSCAHSDPINAARLLKQTIQSNLQTLMQMTPDQRKDLRYQRFRKIGVFLE